The Mucilaginibacter sp. PAMB04168 genome contains the following window.
TAAACCAAAAGCAAAAAAGAAAGCAGCTGTAGTTAAAGAAGATACCGCCACCGAATCTGAAGTGAAAAACGAAGTGACAGACACGGTGGCTAAAGAAGAAGAGGCTAAAACGCAGCCAAAAAAAACCATACAGCCACCTGCCAACGACCCCAAAGGAAAAGATGCTGGCAAAACCTTTACGCTCTTTGCCAGCTACGCCTATTTTCACGACCGGCCCGATGCCTCAAGTGTACGCAAGGCCAACATTAACCGCTGGAACAATGCCCGCCTCACCGCCATTGATGATATAAACGGATACATTTATGTAGTTTATAAAAACGAGCAGGGCCAGGTAAGTAAAGGCTGGCTCAATAAAAAAGATCTTATAAAGGTTAATTAAGGTCTTAACAACCTGACAGATCTATCGACCTGATAGAAAGCCAACCGTTTTGGGCTCTTTAATCTCTACGGCAAACCCTTCAATGAATAACTGATCGGCTACATATTTGGGCCTTATTGAGCTTTCATCTACTTTAAAATTTTGGCCCTTAAGTTTTTCGTTGATGGCATCTATAATATCGCGGGTAATAAAGCCGCTGGTGGTGCGTAAAGTATCGTCAATGGTTTGCAGCGTTACACTTTCTACTTTGTAAGAAAACCCGATGGTGCTGGTCTTGCTCATGGTGGCTATAGATTTTAAAATGCAAGGTAAGATAATTTGCGGTTGCTTGCGTTTCCTGCCTGAATCAATTTTGTAAAGATTACGCGCGCAAAATGGCTGTTTTGTTGTTATAGTAATGGCAGCCAAAGTGTAAACCAACATGGAAAAAGAGAAGATAACCAATAGCGAGATCAGCGATTTAGGAGTTGAAGATTTGGATACAATTATCCTTTTTAGCCGGGTAGCCAACGGCTTGTTGAAGCACAAGGTGATGAACAAGCAACAAATTTTGGCCGAGCTGGAAGCCCTCATTGCCGAGCCCGAGCCTTATGCCCTTAAACGCGGCGGCAAGTTTAAAAACCTGGCCGAAAAGGTGCTGGAATTACGGCAGCAAGGCCAGCTAATTAAACCGCAACGCCCCATAAATGAACTTAAAAAGGAAATTGCTGATTTTCCGGTGTACGGCATAGAACATATCGAGGCGGGCGCCCTCAACCAGATGCGTACGGCTATACAACTCCCTATAGCCGTGGCCGGCGCTTTAATGCCCGATGCGCATCAGGGGTACGGCCTGCCCATTGGCGGCGTACTGGCCACAACGGCCAATACCATTATACCTTACGCCGTAGGTGTGGATATTGCTTGCCGAATGTGCCTTAGCATTTTTGAACTACCTGCACATACTGTTGATGATAAAACCGACGATTTAAAAAGCATTTTACTTAAAAACACCCACTTTGGCATGGGCAGCGAAAGTAAGTGGCATGATGACGACAGCTTGTTTGAGAAACCCGACTGGAAAGCAACCAAGCAAATACGTACGCTGAGAGACAAAGCTTATAAACAACTGGGCACATCGGGTACAGGTAACCATTTTGTAGAATGGGGAGAGCTTACCGTACAGGGCGGCGCATTAGAGGGTGTGCCGGCCGGCAACTACCTGGCATTGCTCTCTCACTCCGGCTCACGCGGCTTTGGAGCGGGTATAGCAGGCTATTACTCTGACCTTGCCATGAAGAAAACTAAGCTGCCACCCGAGGCCAAGCACCTGGCCTGGTTGGATTTAGATAGTAATGAAGGCCAGGAATACTGGATTGCCATGAACTTGGCTGGTGATTATGCCAGCGCAAACCATCATGAAATACACAATAAGATTGCCAAAGCCATGCAGCTGCAACCGCTGCTGCGTATTGAAAATCACCACAACTTTGCCTGGCAGGAAAGACTGGCCGATGGCACGCCGGTAATGGTACACCGCAAAGGCGCCACCCCGGCAGGCAACGGCGTATTAGGCATTATACCCGGTAGCATGAGTACGCCCGGCTTTGTGGTACGTGGCAAGGGTAATGCGCAGTCTATCAACTCAGCATCGCACGGTGCGGGTAGGTTA
Protein-coding sequences here:
- a CDS encoding RtcB family protein — encoded protein: MEKEKITNSEISDLGVEDLDTIILFSRVANGLLKHKVMNKQQILAELEALIAEPEPYALKRGGKFKNLAEKVLELRQQGQLIKPQRPINELKKEIADFPVYGIEHIEAGALNQMRTAIQLPIAVAGALMPDAHQGYGLPIGGVLATTANTIIPYAVGVDIACRMCLSIFELPAHTVDDKTDDLKSILLKNTHFGMGSESKWHDDDSLFEKPDWKATKQIRTLRDKAYKQLGTSGTGNHFVEWGELTVQGGALEGVPAGNYLALLSHSGSRGFGAGIAGYYSDLAMKKTKLPPEAKHLAWLDLDSNEGQEYWIAMNLAGDYASANHHEIHNKIAKAMQLQPLLRIENHHNFAWQERLADGTPVMVHRKGATPAGNGVLGIIPGSMSTPGFVVRGKGNAQSINSASHGAGRLMSRNAAFKTIKRDLVTAELLEKKITLVGADLDEAPMVYKNIHAVMEAQHNLVDVLAKFQPRIVRMADAKERPED